GCATCGAGGGCGAGGGTGATCTTCGGCTCGGTGAAATCGTCGGTATCGAGCACGAGGCCGGTGGGTGCAGGTGCTGCCGTGACCTTGGTGCCCGGCGCCCAGTGGCGCAGCACGGCTTTGTCGCCAAGGCGGCGGACAGCGACAAGCCCCATGCCGCCTGAAAGGCGCAGGAGGGCGGCATCGCCCGCCTGGTCGATCAGGATTTCCTCAGCCGTCAGATCGGGGTAAACCCGATCAAGTTCATGGCGCAAATGGGCATCATCCAGCCGGAAGCGGACAGGGAACAGCCAGCGCGCGATGGCGGCAACGATGAAGACGGCGATGACAGAGCCAAGAAGCTGTAATAGTGACATGGTAGGCATGTTCCTTACGGTTTCATGGACCGTCAAGTCTGAAAATAGAATTGCCATCGAGTATGAGGGAAAAGGGTTTTGAAAAGGTTGAAAATGATGGGGCTGGCACTGGCGGGTTTCGCCGCAGTGATCAGCACGGAAGGAACGGCAGTCATGGTGGACGAGCCAATCATCATCGCGCACCGGGGTGCGAGCGGCTATCTGCCCGAACATACGCTGGCGGCTTACGACCTGGCGATCGAGCAGGGCGCTGATTATATCGAGCCCGACCTTGTGATGACAAAAGACGGGCATCTGGTGGTGCGCCATGATCCGTGGCTTTCGGATAGCACCGATGTGGCCGATCATCCCGAATTTGCCGACCGCAAGCGGGTGATCCAGGGCATGGAAGACTGGTGGAGCATCGATTTCACGCTCGCTGAACTCCGCACGCTGAAAGCCAGGCAGGTGCGCCCGGCGCGTGGCACCGAAGCCGACGGCCAATATGACATCCCGACCTTTGACGAAGTGATTGCCCTTGCCATCAAGACGCGCGCTGGCGGGCGCGATATCGGCATCTATCCGGAAGTGAAGCATCCGGCGCTGTTCACGCAGGCGGGGCTGGACCCGACGGCAGCCGTCCTTGAAGCGCTTGGCCGGGTTGAGGCGGCGGGCGTACCGTATTTCCTGCAATGCTTTGAGCCTGCATGGCTGAGTTCGGTGGCGGGCAAGGTGAAGGGGCCGCGTATCCTGCTGATCGACGGTAAGGAAGATGCCCCCAACACACCGGCACTGCCGCTGTCGCTGGCTGCGGCTGAAGGTTTCGATGGTGTGGGGCTTTATAAGGAACTGCTGGTGTCAGCCGAGGGCCATCCGACTGACATTGTGACCCGTGCCCATAATGCCAAGCTGAAGGTGCATGTGTGGACGGTGCGGCAGGATCAGGTCGGCCCGAATTTCAAAACGGTGGAACAGGAATTCAAGGCCATCTTCGCCTCGGGCGTTGACGGCATCTTCACCGACTATCCGGATATCGGCGTCGCGGTCAGAGGCTCCTTCGACCTGATGAAGCCGCCGGCGGATATCGACTGACCATCTGAATAAGCCAAAAGAAAAGGGCGCCGCATCGGGCGCCCTTTCTGTTTCCGCTGCTTGCTGGCTCAGTCTTCCACGGGGAAGGGCTTGCCAAGCGGGAAAGGCTGGTCGTCGCTTTTGAAGCTGAGGAAGGCCAGCGCCTGGCTGATATAGTCGCCAAGGCCGATGATCCAGCGCTGCAGGTTGCCGTTCGGCTCGCCCGTGAGGGCTGCGAGGATCAGTTGCACCAGCGACAGGCCAAGGCTTGCCAGCATGGCGATCCACGCGAGGACACCGAAAAGCAGCATGAAGGCAGCCCGGACCAGAAGCTTCGACCAGAATTCGTTCTTGTCTGCGTCCGGCGGGGGCAGGGTGGTGTCTGCCGAATCTGCCATTGCCTCGGCTTCGTAGCTTTCGATTACCGGCGGCTCTTCTGCCTTGGCAGCGGCAGCGGCGGGTTTCGGCGCGGGCTTGGGCTTCGGCGCTGCTTTCGGCTTCGAAGCTGGCGCTGCCGCCGCTGCAGCTTTGGGCGCTGCAGGGGCCTTGGCAGCTGCCGGCTTTTTGGCTGCAGGCTTGGCTGCAGCAGCTTTCGGGGCGGCGGTTTTGGCGGCTGCGGGCTTTTTCGCTGCTGCCGGTTTCTTTGCCGGTGCCTTTTTCGCGGCGGGGGCGGCAGGCTTGTCCGGGCTCGTCTCGTCGCTCATCAAAAAATCTCCCATGGGTTTGGAGCTCGAAGGCATTGGTTCTGCAACAGTTTAGGCGCTCCCGCATATAAGGCAAGCCCTGTGTCAAATGCGAGTTTCCAAAAAACGTGTAAAGTGTGCTTGACAGGGCAATCTGCCGGGAATATGTAAAGGACAGTTGACAGTCAAGGAAGCTTTACACATAAAGGAGAGCGAGGATGCAATGGAAGAAACTGGTACTTTGGACCGTATGGCCGCTGGCCGCCGCTACCTGGGTGGCACTGGTTGTGCTGTACTTCACCAACCCTTCGACGGCGGTCTGGACCGGTGCGGTCGTGGCGGCCGCGGTCATGACCGAGGTGGCTTTCTGGGGAACCGCCGTGGTGCTTGGCACCAATCTCTGGGGCAGCCGTCGCCGCGTGTTTGATTTTATCTGTTCGCCGTTCAGCACCCGCCAGAACGGCTGATAACCAAGACGAGACATAAAGATGACAACCATACCGAACGGCAAGAAACGCATGGGCAAGTTTGCACGCCATTTCCTGGAAGCAGCACTCGCCACCGGCTTTGTAATCAGCTTCGTAGCTGGCAAGGATCTTGTCGCGGTAGAGGGAGTCACGACAGCAAGCAGGCTGATGGGGGCGTTGGTCCCCGTCAGCTTGCTGACCATCTGGTTCCTCTATTATTTCTTCCAGATCAGGCGGATGGACGAGCTCGAGCGATATCTCGAGGTTCTCTCCCTTGCCGTCGCTGGCGGCGTCTGCATGTGGATCGTGATCGTTTGGGGTACGCTCAGCGCCTTCATGCAATGGGAAGAGGCTGATATCATGCTTGCGGCCCCCATTGTGGCCGGGGTTTACGGCCTGATCCGCGGCTTCATGATGGTGCGCTACCGGTGAATAATCATCTGAAAGACCTGCGCAGTGAGCGTGGCTGGAGTCAGGGCAAGCTCGGCGAGCTTCTCGACGTTTCCCGCCAGACCGTGAATGCCATCGAGACCGGCAAATATGATCCGAGCCTGCCGCTCGCATTCAAGATTGCCCGGCTGTTCGAAATGGCGATTGAAGATATCTTTATCGACGAGTGAGGCTTCGGCCTCACCCTTATGCTATTTCAGCCAGGGCAGGCGCCCGCTGATCAGGTTGCCCACATCGCTTGCGGGCATCGGCTTCGAGAAATAGAAGCCCTGCGCGAAATTGAAATCGAGATCGGCCAGCATCTGGATATGGTCGATATCCTCAAGCCCTTCCGCCACAACCTCAAGGCCAAGGCTTTTGGCCAGAAGCCCGATCATCGACAGAATCTTGTAGGGTTCGTTATCGAACTGCAGCTGGTTGATGAAGCTGCGATCGATCTTGATCACGTCAATCGGGAACTGGTGGATATAGTTGAGGGACGAATAGCCGGTGCCGAAGTCATCGAGCGCGACCTTGACGCCCAGCCGGCGCAGGCGCGACAGCGATTCCGAGATGCGCACCGGGTTCGCCATGATGGCGCTTTCCGTCAGCTCGATCCGCAGCCATTCGCCGGGCACCTGATATTCTTCAAGCGAAGCTTCCACCATCGCGGCCACATCGTCGCGCGCGAACTGGATGCCTGAGACATTCACGTTGATCGGCATCACCTTTTCGGTCCCGTAGGCATCCATCCAGGTGCGGATTTGCGCGCACGCCGTGCGGGTGGCCCAGCGGCCGAGCGCCACGATCACGCCGGTTTCTTCAGCCAGCGGAATGAATTCGGCGGGCGATACGAAGCCGCGTTCCTTGTGGTGCCAGCGGGTGAGGGCTTCAAAACCATGGATTTGCGAGGTCTTCAGGTCGACGATGGGCTGGTAGTAAAGCTCAAGGTCATCGCGTTCCACGGCGCGGCGGAGCTCGGTTTCCAGATGGAACTGGCTGCGTACCCGCTGGTGGCTGTCGCGCTGGTAAATCTCCGTCCGTGCCTTGCCGGCCGCTTTCGCGCGGTGCATGGCAAAGTCGGCGTCGCGGATCAGGTCCTCGGGGTGCGTCGAGCTCGAAAGCGTTGTGGCAACCCCGATGGAAACCGAGGTGAAGACCTCGTTGCCGTCCAGATCATAGGGCAGTTCCATCGCTTCATGGATGCGGCCGGAGACCAGATTGACTTCTTCAAGGTCGCGGCACTTGCCGACAAGGATCGCGAATTCATCACCCGAGAAGCGGGCGAGGGTATCGGTCGAACGGATGCAGCGGCGGAGCGTGGCGGCCATCGCGACAAGGAAGCGGTCGCCGGCCGAGTGCCCGAAGCTGTCGTTGATCTGCTGGAAGCGGTCGATATTGACGATCAGGACGGCGCAGCCGATTTCCTTGTCGTCCCCCATCGGGCGCGACACGGCTTCTTCCAGTTTGTTCCGGAACAGCACGCGGTTCGGCAGGCCGGTCAGCGCGTCGTGGAAGGCATGGTGCAGAAGATTGCGTTCGGCCAGTTTCTCGGCCGTCTGGTCTTCCACGGTGCAGATCACCTGATA
The Gimibacter soli DNA segment above includes these coding regions:
- a CDS encoding glycerophosphodiester phosphodiesterase family protein: MKRLKMMGLALAGFAAVISTEGTAVMVDEPIIIAHRGASGYLPEHTLAAYDLAIEQGADYIEPDLVMTKDGHLVVRHDPWLSDSTDVADHPEFADRKRVIQGMEDWWSIDFTLAELRTLKARQVRPARGTEADGQYDIPTFDEVIALAIKTRAGGRDIGIYPEVKHPALFTQAGLDPTAAVLEALGRVEAAGVPYFLQCFEPAWLSSVAGKVKGPRILLIDGKEDAPNTPALPLSLAAAEGFDGVGLYKELLVSAEGHPTDIVTRAHNAKLKVHVWTVRQDQVGPNFKTVEQEFKAIFASGVDGIFTDYPDIGVAVRGSFDLMKPPADID
- a CDS encoding DUF4389 domain-containing protein, with amino-acid sequence MSDETSPDKPAAPAAKKAPAKKPAAAKKPAAAKTAAPKAAAAKPAAKKPAAAKAPAAPKAAAAAAPASKPKAAPKPKPAPKPAAAAAKAEEPPVIESYEAEAMADSADTTLPPPDADKNEFWSKLLVRAAFMLLFGVLAWIAMLASLGLSLVQLILAALTGEPNGNLQRWIIGLGDYISQALAFLSFKSDDQPFPLGKPFPVED
- a CDS encoding helix-turn-helix transcriptional regulator; the protein is MNNHLKDLRSERGWSQGKLGELLDVSRQTVNAIETGKYDPSLPLAFKIARLFEMAIEDIFIDE
- a CDS encoding sensor domain-containing protein is translated as MESKIAPIASHAEGGSFVSRIVNTSAVVERLPVGVLVCGLTPGKAIEILFINKFARDIFTTDTNLVAPCPIEALWGSGENYILSGQVQETFRSQRRSNFEWSVRHGAVERYLSSQLIPLKDHTGMVYQVICTVEDQTAEKLAERNLLHHAFHDALTGLPNRVLFRNKLEEAVSRPMGDDKEIGCAVLIVNIDRFQQINDSFGHSAGDRFLVAMAATLRRCIRSTDTLARFSGDEFAILVGKCRDLEEVNLVSGRIHEAMELPYDLDGNEVFTSVSIGVATTLSSSTHPEDLIRDADFAMHRAKAAGKARTEIYQRDSHQRVRSQFHLETELRRAVERDDLELYYQPIVDLKTSQIHGFEALTRWHHKERGFVSPAEFIPLAEETGVIVALGRWATRTACAQIRTWMDAYGTEKVMPINVNVSGIQFARDDVAAMVEASLEEYQVPGEWLRIELTESAIMANPVRISESLSRLRRLGVKVALDDFGTGYSSLNYIHQFPIDVIKIDRSFINQLQFDNEPYKILSMIGLLAKSLGLEVVAEGLEDIDHIQMLADLDFNFAQGFYFSKPMPASDVGNLISGRLPWLK